One segment of Desulfonauticus submarinus DNA contains the following:
- a CDS encoding response regulator transcription factor, with protein MQSKKTLLLIEDDEYLGLAVKKYLESKHYIVKWFKDGRNIDKINLKDINLVILDLMLPYVSGEKILSILKDSFYDLPIIILTAKNEISSKKECFDKGADDYLTKPFEILELELRIKSLLKRFSKSQVQGKKVWIDDICVDLESGQIFKQNKEIKISKKCWEILKILCLKRGELVSKEEIMKLVWDNVIVGEDTLRTYIKNLRKILPSNSIETYKGRGYKLK; from the coding sequence ATGCAAAGTAAAAAAACTCTTCTTTTAATAGAAGATGATGAATATTTAGGACTTGCTGTTAAAAAGTATTTGGAATCTAAACATTATATTGTAAAATGGTTTAAAGATGGAAGAAATATAGATAAAATAAATTTAAAAGATATAAATTTAGTTATTTTAGATTTAATGCTTCCTTATGTTAGTGGAGAAAAAATTTTATCAATTTTAAAAGATAGTTTTTATGATTTACCTATAATTATTTTAACTGCTAAAAATGAAATTTCTTCTAAAAAAGAATGTTTTGATAAAGGTGCTGATGATTATTTAACTAAACCTTTTGAAATTTTAGAATTAGAGCTTAGAATTAAATCTTTGTTAAAAAGATTTTCTAAGAGTCAAGTCCAAGGTAAAAAAGTTTGGATCGATGATATATGTGTTGATCTTGAAAGTGGTCAGATTTTTAAGCAAAATAAAGAGATAAAAATTAGTAAGAAATGTTGGGAGATATTAAAGATTTTGTGTTTAAAAAGAGGGGAGTTGGTTTCAAAAGAAGAAATCATGAAACTAGTTTGGGATAATGTGATAGTTGGAGAAGACACTTTAAGAACTTATATTAAAAATTTAAGAAAAATTTTACCATCTAATTCTATAGAGACTTATAAAGGAAGGGGATACAAATTAAAATAA
- a CDS encoding pilus assembly protein has product MFKINKLILIIGCLGLFLMPVLTWATMSDYCATPPFLSASVKPNILFVIDKSGSMAWLAYGNAYDSSETYEGYFIPTKNYKKIDGVWQETNDPESCSFTQAARTYVSGRSISGVCSGSKLNFARMARIDLLRWAITGGRPDSCGGVTDKDCDPDLACTGSYCTLKTNYGVLVKVPTSRIDGLVQRLREEKPESRPRLGVLFYSTYIYPDKVYIGDYPNGGEADTDHPYTYFTRYINAINPGGYTATSPAMWEAYDYFKQHNDHRYSNGFLMKDSSHLFRDPLYVCDANKQNCEFVPCAKNFIILASDGQWNVGGNPIIRTCSINTNFENYSADPVVPAYRVHADVLRQANGIDVNVNKVYSLGLFLGGTGELSLKNVAMYGSFDTSGNKRWPGNKSGYPFDVCFMDDCGNGAGSACTNLPPSSYDWDTDGNGEPDTFFNAKTASEIKDTITAFIQAILKEASSGTSVSVLSEKRKQGALIHQAVFYPQKRFFDANGTSKKVDWIGNIFTYWFLNTKEAQNIREDTDQDKILTVLSDNILGFSVDNQTGELTINVYNSSANGSADVQVGSYSALEEIKTLINVGKVLELTSADDRKIYGAYTDTEMAEFTVANKTKFQNLLYQDSSKVDSCLTSSGDVAENIIKYIRGEDISGCRVRRMANGVWKLGDIIYSTPAVVNYGEYGVIFTGSNDGMLHAFKVGKTRADGLSKGQVVKLCDDSSAVCQTVELGKELWAFIPKNAMPYLRYLADPDYPSCHLYYVDMPPYIIEMGSKTILIGGMRLGGGCGASGSDVVHPPSDVCSDPASSSCVGRSSYFALDITDPTTPKFLWEFSNKDLGFTYSGPAHIKYGGNHYIIFASGPTSYRGDVEQDLKIFVLKLTSEGKIALNYPKTINIAQKIPYFANSFAGRLFSEGIDMDSSGRKNGSSDYLYLGVNKKDGSSWVGNLLLIKINNDNPEYWGYEKVFNTDLEPVVSKVEYMKCFDKNFIYFGTGRWFYKEDSPGSGSSDVNSLYGVRIDDCIQNDNCEVSSIVETPADACHSIDTNDLGFAWRKKLDPESGGYFKERMISDPAVASDYDVVFFATTEPNGDVCSFGGRSRLWGLNCISGAGLTQDCNGKYKPKAFDKTVYLQLSKGNIEQIKKDDLGADGSSGWFTGVTPETAPIIPPSPGGKVGKILLWIEK; this is encoded by the coding sequence ATGTTTAAAATAAATAAATTAATATTAATCATTGGTTGTCTGGGATTGTTTTTGATGCCTGTTTTAACATGGGCTACAATGTCAGATTATTGTGCCACTCCTCCTTTTTTAAGTGCTTCTGTAAAACCCAATATATTATTTGTAATTGATAAAAGTGGAAGTATGGCCTGGCTGGCTTATGGAAATGCTTATGATAGCAGTGAGACGTATGAGGGATATTTTATCCCTACTAAGAATTATAAAAAAATAGATGGGGTATGGCAAGAGACTAATGATCCTGAAAGTTGTAGTTTTACTCAGGCAGCACGTACTTACGTTAGTGGAAGAAGTATTTCTGGAGTATGTAGTGGAAGTAAGCTTAACTTTGCTAGAATGGCAAGAATAGATTTGTTGCGCTGGGCTATTACTGGGGGAAGGCCAGATAGTTGTGGAGGAGTTACAGATAAAGATTGTGATCCTGATTTAGCGTGTACAGGAAGTTACTGTACATTAAAAACAAATTATGGAGTATTAGTAAAAGTACCCACGTCTAGAATAGATGGTCTTGTCCAACGTTTAAGAGAGGAAAAGCCAGAGTCAAGGCCGAGGCTAGGGGTGTTATTTTATAGTACGTATATTTATCCGGATAAAGTATATATAGGAGATTACCCTAATGGTGGAGAAGCAGATACTGATCATCCTTATACTTATTTTACTCGTTATATTAATGCAATTAATCCTGGTGGTTATACAGCTACAAGTCCAGCAATGTGGGAAGCTTATGATTATTTTAAACAACATAATGATCATCGATATTCTAATGGATTTTTAATGAAAGATAGTAGTCATTTGTTTAGAGATCCTTTGTATGTTTGTGATGCGAATAAGCAGAACTGTGAATTTGTGCCATGTGCTAAAAATTTCATTATATTAGCCTCAGATGGTCAATGGAATGTGGGAGGTAATCCTATCATAAGAACATGTAGTATTAATACTAATTTTGAAAATTATTCAGCAGACCCTGTAGTACCAGCGTATAGAGTTCATGCCGATGTTTTAAGGCAAGCTAATGGCATAGATGTCAACGTAAATAAGGTATATTCTCTCGGATTGTTTTTAGGAGGAACAGGAGAACTTTCTTTAAAAAACGTGGCTATGTATGGATCTTTTGATACTTCTGGGAATAAGAGATGGCCAGGGAATAAAAGTGGCTATCCTTTTGATGTTTGTTTTATGGATGACTGTGGCAATGGCGCTGGGAGTGCATGTACAAATTTACCTCCTTCAAGTTATGATTGGGATACTGACGGGAATGGTGAACCAGATACTTTTTTTAATGCTAAAACTGCTTCTGAAATTAAGGATACAATTACAGCTTTTATTCAGGCTATTTTAAAAGAAGCATCTTCTGGTACATCTGTGTCTGTGCTTTCCGAGAAAAGAAAACAAGGAGCTTTAATTCATCAGGCAGTTTTTTATCCGCAGAAAAGATTTTTTGATGCAAATGGAACGAGTAAAAAGGTAGATTGGATTGGGAATATATTTACTTATTGGTTCCTTAATACCAAGGAGGCTCAAAATATTCGGGAAGATACAGATCAAGATAAAATTTTAACAGTTTTAAGCGATAATATTTTAGGCTTTAGTGTGGATAATCAAACAGGTGAGCTTACAATAAATGTTTATAACAGTAGTGCTAACGGTAGTGCGGATGTGCAGGTTGGTTCGTATTCTGCTTTAGAAGAAATTAAAACTTTGATCAATGTAGGAAAAGTTTTGGAGCTTACTTCTGCAGATGATAGAAAAATTTATGGAGCATATACAGATACAGAGATGGCAGAATTTACTGTTGCTAATAAAACTAAATTTCAAAATTTATTGTATCAAGATTCATCTAAAGTTGATAGTTGTCTTACAAGTTCTGGAGATGTTGCAGAAAATATTATTAAATATATTAGAGGAGAAGATATTAGTGGCTGTAGAGTTAGAAGGATGGCTAATGGAGTTTGGAAATTAGGTGATATAATTTATTCTACTCCAGCTGTTGTAAATTATGGTGAGTATGGAGTAATTTTTACAGGTTCTAATGATGGTATGTTACATGCGTTTAAGGTGGGTAAAACAAGGGCTGATGGTCTTAGTAAAGGACAGGTAGTAAAGTTATGTGATGATAGTTCTGCGGTATGTCAAACAGTAGAACTTGGAAAGGAATTATGGGCGTTTATACCTAAAAATGCAATGCCTTATTTGCGGTATTTAGCTGATCCTGATTATCCTTCTTGTCATTTATATTATGTAGATATGCCTCCTTATATAATAGAAATGGGTTCTAAAACAATATTAATTGGAGGAATGAGGCTAGGCGGAGGATGTGGTGCTTCTGGAAGCGATGTGGTTCATCCACCTAGTGACGTATGTTCTGATCCTGCAAGTTCTAGTTGTGTGGGTAGATCATCTTATTTTGCTTTAGATATTACAGACCCAACAACCCCAAAATTCCTATGGGAATTTAGTAATAAAGATTTAGGTTTTACTTATTCTGGACCTGCACATATAAAATATGGTGGTAATCATTATATTATATTTGCCTCTGGCCCAACAAGTTATAGAGGAGATGTAGAACAAGATTTAAAGATATTTGTTCTTAAACTTACAAGTGAAGGAAAAATTGCTTTAAACTATCCAAAAACTATTAATATAGCGCAGAAAATTCCTTATTTTGCAAATTCTTTTGCAGGCAGACTGTTTAGTGAAGGGATAGATATGGATAGCAGTGGACGAAAAAATGGCTCTTCGGACTATTTGTATTTAGGTGTTAATAAAAAGGATGGAAGTTCATGGGTTGGGAATCTGTTGCTTATAAAAATAAATAATGATAATCCAGAATATTGGGGATATGAGAAAGTATTTAATACTGATTTGGAACCAGTTGTCTCTAAAGTAGAATATATGAAATGTTTTGATAAGAATTTTATTTACTTTGGTACTGGTAGGTGGTTTTATAAAGAAGATAGCCCTGGAAGTGGTTCAAGTGATGTTAATAGTTTATATGGCGTGAGAATTGACGATTGTATTCAAAATGATAATTGTGAGGTAAGTTCTATTGTTGAGACACCTGCAGATGCTTGTCATTCTATAGATACAAATGATCTTGGTTTTGCTTGGAGAAAGAAGTTAGATCCAGAAAGTGGTGGATACTTTAAAGAACGAATGATTTCAGATCCTGCTGTGGCTTCAGACTATGATGTAGTCTTTTTTGCTACTACAGAACCAAATGGAGATGTTTGCTCTTTTGGTGGAAGATCGAGGTTATGGGGGTTAAATTGTATTTCTGGAGCTGGTTTGACTCAGGATTGTAATGGAAAATATAAACCTAAAGCATTTGATAAAACCGTATATTTACAATTGTCTAAGGGAAATATTGAACAGATTAAAAAAGATGATTTAGGTGCAGATGGTTCAAGTGGATGGTTTACAGGAGTTACCCCGGAAACAGCTCCCATTATTCCTCCCTCTCCTGGAGGAAAAGTGGGTAAAATTTTATTATGGATTGAAAAATAG
- a CDS encoding pilus assembly FimT family protein produces MKKNSREGFTLTEVLIVIVIIGIMTAMGVPAFTKWIQKYHIESDVKNMAALLQEGRVRAFTHKVSLSFSISNKQACLKENTAIIKCINLNTGFNNATLNISKRGYFENQSSVIPSNIASVVNVSPEYSCITVSRLRVRMGAVDRNGACILK; encoded by the coding sequence ATGAAAAAGAACAGTAGAGAAGGATTTACTTTAACTGAGGTTTTAATTGTTATAGTGATTATTGGGATTATGACGGCAATGGGAGTACCTGCTTTTACTAAATGGATTCAAAAATATCATATAGAATCTGATGTAAAAAATATGGCAGCTCTGTTACAAGAAGGAAGGGTGCGTGCTTTTACTCATAAAGTTAGTTTATCTTTTAGTATAAGTAATAAGCAGGCTTGCTTAAAAGAGAATACAGCTATTATAAAGTGTATAAATTTAAATACAGGATTTAATAATGCTACTCTTAACATAAGCAAAAGAGGATATTTTGAGAATCAATCTAGCGTTATTCCTAGTAATATCGCTAGTGTTGTTAATGTTAGTCCAGAATATTCTTGTATAACTGTTTCTAGGTTAAGAGTAAGAATGGGGGCAGTAGATAGAAATGGTGCGTGTATACTTAAATAA
- a CDS encoding prepilin-type N-terminal cleavage/methylation domain-containing protein, producing MVRVYLNKNNMKGFTLVEAIVSMLILSILLIGLLASFLKAIDINVYNYLRDEAVKIAQFELEECRNKPFSNIVNSNSTVNVQFRNSNYVYNVVKTVNDLVGMKEVKVQVDWSYKGRNCSYSVSTVIRDQSNY from the coding sequence ATGGTGCGTGTATACTTAAATAAAAATAATATGAAAGGTTTTACTTTAGTTGAGGCTATTGTTTCAATGCTTATCTTGTCAATCCTATTAATAGGATTGCTTGCTTCTTTTTTAAAAGCAATAGATATTAATGTTTATAATTATTTAAGAGATGAGGCAGTGAAAATAGCTCAATTTGAATTAGAAGAGTGTAGAAATAAACCATTTTCTAACATTGTAAATAGTAATTCTACAGTAAATGTTCAATTTAGAAATTCTAATTATGTTTATAATGTAGTAAAAACAGTAAATGATTTAGTTGGTATGAAAGAGGTTAAGGTTCAGGTAGATTGGAGTTATAAGGGAAGAAATTGTTCTTATTCTGTAAGTACGGTAATTAGGGACCAATCAAACTACTAA
- a CDS encoding PilW family protein, with protein sequence MNNREKGVGLIEVLVSMAVILLILGITYKSYNTLLGGFKEETKSVETQIEKLTSLELIRLDIEHAGYGIASDTNDKIIAFDNSTKTLTIRSTINNTDKSTRGYVLADCISNKWEDRREDQTNNNLVYISLGNKTFVSNGVYNTCPGTDVYLGFPYETNATGCSSQKCSKIEYALSNNQDLDKCNPYTRNLQRLVGGGTTPIVNCVADFQIRFELDTNDDGVIDNITTTAPTTNSDIRKQLKAVRVYLLVQEGQEDKKYNFTGNSTIDGINLQLPTDYQHYRWKVIKMIVKPLNL encoded by the coding sequence ATGAATAATAGAGAAAAAGGTGTTGGCTTAATCGAAGTATTGGTATCAATGGCAGTTATTTTATTAATTCTTGGCATTACGTATAAAAGTTATAATACTTTATTGGGTGGATTTAAAGAAGAAACTAAGTCTGTGGAAACTCAGATAGAAAAATTAACTTCTTTAGAACTCATTAGGTTAGATATTGAGCATGCTGGATATGGGATTGCTTCAGATACCAATGATAAAATTATTGCTTTTGATAATTCTACAAAAACATTAACTATTAGAAGTACAATCAACAATACTGACAAATCTACGCGAGGTTATGTGTTAGCTGATTGTATATCAAATAAATGGGAAGATAGAAGAGAAGATCAGACAAATAATAATTTAGTTTATATTTCATTAGGAAACAAAACATTTGTCTCTAATGGAGTATATAATACTTGTCCTGGGACAGATGTTTATTTAGGCTTTCCTTATGAAACAAATGCCACAGGATGTAGTTCACAAAAATGTAGCAAAATAGAATACGCTTTAAGCAATAATCAGGATTTGGATAAATGTAATCCATATACTCGTAATTTGCAGAGATTGGTTGGAGGAGGAACGACTCCTATTGTTAATTGCGTGGCTGATTTTCAAATTCGGTTTGAACTTGATACAAATGATGATGGAGTAATTGATAATATAACTACAACTGCTCCTACTACTAATAGTGATATTAGAAAACAACTAAAAGCTGTGAGAGTTTATTTATTGGTTCAAGAAGGACAAGAGGATAAGAAATATAATTTTACAGGTAACTCTACAATTGATGGCATAAATTTACAACTTCCTACAGATTATCAACATTATAGATGGAAGGTTATTAAAATGATTGTGAAACCTCTTAATTTATAA
- a CDS encoding uracil-xanthine permease family protein: MAQDPTKYNFRLKDSIIGAQMLFVAFGALVLVPILTGLDPNVALFTAGAGTLLFQIITKGKVPVFLASSFAFIAPIIYGVKTWGIPGTLCGLAAAGVIYILLSILISIKGVRILENLLPPIVTGPVIMVIGLILAPVAVHMAMGKTGDGSVVLVPEKIAIAVSMISLITTVIVSLFGKGIFKLIPILCGIIVGYIISIPLGLVDFSPVLKAPWFAIPNFTFPEWNLQAILFIAPVAIAPAIEHFGDILAISSVTGKDYLKDPGVHKTLLGDGLATSLASFLGGPPNTTYSEVTGAVALIKIFNPAIMTWAAICAILLSFVGKLGAFLQTIPVPVMGGILILLFGAIMVVGINTLVKAQTDLMEARNLAIVAIIVIFGVGGMAFSAGEFTLKGIGLAGIVGVFLNLILPGKRE; the protein is encoded by the coding sequence ATGGCGCAAGATCCAACAAAGTACAATTTTAGGCTAAAAGACTCTATTATCGGAGCACAAATGCTTTTTGTAGCCTTTGGTGCATTAGTATTAGTACCAATTTTAACAGGACTTGATCCTAATGTAGCTCTATTTACTGCAGGGGCAGGAACTCTACTTTTTCAAATAATTACTAAAGGCAAAGTACCTGTATTTCTTGCATCTTCCTTTGCCTTTATTGCCCCTATCATATACGGAGTAAAAACATGGGGCATACCAGGTACTTTGTGTGGTTTGGCAGCAGCAGGGGTAATTTATATTCTTTTAAGTATACTCATATCCATTAAAGGAGTAAGAATTTTAGAAAATCTGCTTCCTCCGATTGTTACTGGTCCTGTTATTATGGTTATAGGACTTATCTTAGCTCCTGTTGCAGTGCATATGGCAATGGGAAAAACAGGAGACGGAAGTGTTGTATTAGTACCTGAAAAAATAGCTATTGCAGTATCTATGATATCGTTAATTACTACTGTAATAGTATCCCTTTTTGGAAAGGGTATATTTAAACTTATTCCTATCTTATGTGGTATAATCGTAGGTTATATTATTTCTATTCCCCTAGGCTTAGTAGACTTTAGCCCAGTTTTAAAAGCCCCTTGGTTTGCAATACCAAACTTTACTTTTCCAGAATGGAACCTTCAAGCTATATTATTTATAGCACCAGTAGCCATTGCACCTGCAATTGAACATTTTGGAGATATTTTAGCTATAAGTTCAGTTACAGGAAAAGACTATTTAAAAGATCCTGGAGTACATAAGACACTTTTAGGAGACGGTCTTGCAACTTCTTTAGCCTCTTTTTTAGGAGGCCCACCAAATACAACTTATTCAGAAGTTACAGGAGCTGTAGCTTTAATAAAAATATTTAATCCTGCAATTATGACCTGGGCAGCAATTTGTGCTATTTTACTTTCATTTGTAGGGAAATTAGGCGCATTTCTTCAAACTATTCCTGTGCCTGTAATGGGAGGAATACTTATTTTACTTTTTGGAGCCATTATGGTTGTAGGAATAAATACATTAGTAAAAGCTCAAACAGACTTAATGGAAGCCCGTAATCTTGCTATAGTGGCAATTATAGTTATTTTTGGTGTAGGAGGAATGGCTTTTTCTGCAGGCGAGTTTACTCTAAAAGGAATTGGACTTGCAGGTATTGTTGGTGTATTTTTAAATTTGATTTTACCTGGAAAAAGAGAATAA
- the upp gene encoding uracil phosphoribosyltransferase: protein MAVTLVDHPLVKHKLGIMRKHDISTKNFRELASEIARLLTYEATKDLETEKMIIQGWAGNVEVETIKGKKITVVPILRAGLGMLDGVLDLIPGAKVSIVGLYRNEETLKPVQYYVKLAKNIKNRIALILDPMLATGGTLIATIELLKKAGCQKIKGLFLVSAPEGLKKVTEKHPDVEIFTAAIDDRLNDKGYILPGLGDAGDKIFGTK from the coding sequence ATGGCTGTAACTCTAGTAGACCATCCCCTTGTAAAACATAAACTTGGGATAATGCGCAAACACGATATAAGCACTAAAAATTTTCGAGAACTAGCCTCAGAAATAGCAAGACTGTTAACTTACGAGGCAACTAAAGACTTAGAAACAGAAAAAATGATAATTCAAGGATGGGCTGGTAATGTAGAAGTAGAAACCATAAAAGGTAAAAAAATCACTGTTGTACCTATTTTAAGAGCAGGACTTGGCATGTTAGATGGTGTTTTAGACCTAATACCTGGGGCAAAAGTCAGTATTGTAGGATTATATAGGAATGAAGAAACATTAAAACCTGTTCAATATTATGTAAAACTAGCTAAAAATATCAAAAATAGAATTGCCCTTATTCTAGACCCTATGTTAGCTACTGGCGGAACTTTAATAGCTACCATAGAACTTTTAAAAAAAGCTGGTTGTCAAAAAATAAAAGGACTTTTTTTAGTCTCTGCACCAGAAGGATTAAAAAAGGTTACAGAAAAACATCCTGATGTGGAAATATTTACTGCTGCTATAGATGATCGACTAAACGACAAAGGATATATCTTACCTGGGCTTGGAGATGCAGGAGATAAAATATTTGGCACTAAATAG
- a CDS encoding O-acetyl-ADP-ribose deacetylase: protein MDKIRIGPENFYLVHGDITKAKVDAIVNAANPQLAGGGGVDGAIHRAAGPDLLKAGQEIVAKQGFLATGEAVITPGFNLYARHVIHTVGPIWQGGRNREKELLKKAYFSCLKLAYDYKIKTIAFPAISCGVYGFPLDLAAPIALDALNEGLKNKWIQEIYFYLYNKEVFRVFLEEAKRLFK, encoded by the coding sequence ATGGATAAGATAAGAATAGGTCCAGAAAATTTTTATCTTGTACACGGAGATATTACAAAGGCTAAAGTTGATGCTATTGTAAATGCAGCTAATCCACAATTAGCTGGTGGGGGTGGCGTAGATGGAGCTATTCATAGAGCTGCTGGCCCTGATCTTTTAAAAGCAGGACAAGAAATAGTAGCTAAGCAAGGATTTCTTGCTACTGGAGAAGCTGTGATTACTCCAGGCTTTAACCTTTATGCAAGGCATGTTATTCATACAGTGGGTCCTATCTGGCAAGGAGGGCGTAATAGAGAAAAAGAGCTATTAAAAAAAGCATATTTTTCTTGTTTAAAGTTAGCATATGATTATAAGATTAAAACAATTGCCTTTCCAGCTATAAGTTGTGGAGTATATGGTTTTCCTTTAGATTTGGCAGCACCTATTGCCTTGGATGCTTTGAATGAAGGTTTAAAAAATAAATGGATCCAAGAGATTTATTTTTATCTTTACAATAAGGAAGTGTTTAGAGTGTTTTTAGAGGAAGCTAAAAGATTGTTTAAATAG
- the hslV gene encoding ATP-dependent protease subunit HslV produces MEVRGTTILAVRAKDEVAMGGDGQVTMGQAIVLKHKAKKVRRLYQGKVLAGFAGATADAFTLFEKFEGKLEEFNGNILRASVELAKEWRMDKYLRRLEAMLIVADKEHILVLSGTGDVIEPDDGVVAIGSGGAYALAAARALLRNTDLKAREIVKDSLNIAAEICVYTNQNIVLEVL; encoded by the coding sequence ATGGAAGTTAGAGGTACAACTATTTTGGCTGTTAGAGCTAAAGATGAAGTGGCTATGGGAGGTGATGGCCAAGTAACAATGGGACAAGCTATTGTTTTAAAACATAAAGCCAAAAAAGTAAGACGTCTTTATCAAGGAAAGGTTTTAGCTGGTTTTGCAGGAGCTACAGCAGATGCATTTACTTTATTTGAAAAGTTTGAAGGGAAACTGGAAGAATTTAATGGTAATATCTTACGGGCAAGTGTGGAATTGGCCAAAGAATGGAGAATGGATAAATATTTAAGACGATTAGAGGCTATGTTAATAGTAGCAGATAAAGAACATATTCTAGTTTTAAGTGGTACAGGAGATGTAATTGAACCAGATGATGGGGTTGTGGCAATTGGTTCTGGGGGAGCATACGCCTTAGCTGCTGCTAGAGCTTTACTGAGGAATACAGATTTAAAAGCAAGAGAAATAGTTAAGGATTCTTTAAATATAGCTGCTGAAATTTGTGTTTATACAAATCAAAATATTGTTTTAGAGGTTTTATAA
- the hslU gene encoding ATP-dependent protease ATPase subunit HslU: MESTLTPREIVSELDKFIIGQQEAKKMVAIALRNRWRRRQLDPELRDEIAPKNILMIGPTGVGKTEIARRLAKLAGSPFYKVEATKFTEVGYVGRDVESMIRDLMEIGVNMVKEEEAKRVRLKAEANAEEKLLDILLPNIKSDDSHNTREKFRELWRQGKLDDRLVEVNIRSSSGPRIEVMAIPGMEDMEMQFKDMFSRFFPKKKKSKKVKVKEAFELLVQEECERLVDMDKVIEMAKERVEQSGIIFIDEIDKICGGNGQTKAEVSREGVQRDLLPVVEGCVVNTKYGMVKTDHILFIAAGAFHLSKPSDLVPELQGRFPLRVELKSLTKDDFYRILTEPQNALTKQYKALLATEDIDLEFTDSALKEMASFAQKINEETENIGARRLYTLMEKILADLSFEAPEMKGQKVVIDAEYVKDKLKDVEENRDLSRYIL; encoded by the coding sequence ATGGAAAGTACTCTTACTCCACGAGAAATAGTTTCAGAGTTGGATAAATTTATTATAGGACAACAAGAAGCAAAAAAAATGGTAGCTATTGCCCTTAGAAATAGGTGGAGAAGACGTCAACTTGATCCTGAGCTTAGGGATGAAATTGCACCTAAAAATATTTTAATGATTGGTCCTACTGGAGTAGGAAAAACAGAGATCGCTAGAAGACTTGCTAAATTAGCAGGTTCGCCTTTTTATAAAGTTGAGGCAACAAAATTTACAGAAGTAGGTTATGTGGGACGAGATGTGGAATCTATGATCCGAGATTTAATGGAAATAGGTGTTAATATGGTTAAAGAAGAAGAGGCAAAGAGAGTTAGGTTGAAAGCTGAAGCCAATGCTGAAGAAAAATTATTGGATATTTTGTTGCCCAATATTAAAAGTGATGACTCTCATAATACAAGAGAAAAATTTAGAGAATTGTGGAGACAAGGTAAACTAGATGATAGATTAGTAGAAGTGAATATAAGATCTTCAAGTGGTCCTAGAATAGAAGTAATGGCTATTCCAGGTATGGAAGATATGGAAATGCAGTTTAAAGATATGTTTAGTAGATTTTTTCCTAAGAAGAAAAAGAGTAAAAAAGTAAAGGTAAAAGAAGCCTTTGAATTATTAGTGCAAGAAGAATGTGAACGTTTAGTGGATATGGATAAAGTTATAGAAATGGCTAAAGAAAGAGTAGAACAAAGTGGCATTATTTTTATTGATGAAATAGATAAAATTTGTGGTGGAAATGGACAAACTAAGGCAGAAGTTTCTAGGGAAGGAGTACAAAGAGATTTGTTGCCAGTAGTGGAAGGGTGTGTGGTAAATACAAAGTATGGAATGGTTAAAACAGATCATATTTTATTTATTGCTGCTGGTGCTTTTCATCTTTCCAAACCTTCTGATTTGGTACCAGAGTTACAGGGTAGGTTTCCTTTAAGGGTAGAATTAAAATCTTTAACCAAAGATGATTTTTATCGCATTCTCACAGAACCTCAAAATGCTTTGACTAAACAATATAAAGCTCTACTTGCTACTGAAGATATAGATCTAGAGTTTACAGATAGTGCTTTAAAAGAGATGGCAAGCTTTGCTCAAAAGATAAATGAAGAAACAGAGAATATAGGAGCTAGAAGGCTTTATACTTTAATGGAAAAGATTTTAGCAGACTTGTCTTTTGAAGCTCCTGAAATGAAAGGACAAAAAGTAGTGATAGATGCAGAGTACGTTAAAGATAAACTTAAAGATGTAGAGGAAAATAGAGATTTATCTAGATATATTTTATAA